The region CGACCCGCTTGCCGTACTGCCCGCCCTCCGACTCGGCGATCGCGTCGCCGAACCAGTGGTACAGCGTGAAGAGGAACCACAGCAGGCCAAGCAGCGCGGTATATGGCGCCCACGGCTCACCGTTGATCCAAAGCGCAAATGACCCCAGCATCGCCAGCAGGCCGACGGCCGCGCTGATCGGATGATGTGACGGATGCGGCACGAAATAGTACGGGCTCTCGTTTTGACCGCTCATGCTTGATTCTCCACTTCAGTCCAATTTGTTCCGGAAGTCCCGGCTTTATTTCTAGCGGCGCGCGACGGCGCCGCTTCGCTTTCTGCCACGGGCGCGCCGTGACACGCCCGTCGATACCCTGCCCCTACCCGACCACCGCGTGCACGATCGCGATCAGCACGCCGATGAACAGCGCCGCCGCGATCAGCGCGACCAGCAGCACGTGCAGCGGATTGAGCTGCGCGGCGTCGGCCTCGAGATCGCGCCGCTTGCGCACCCCGAAGAACGACCACAGCACCGCCTTGACCGTCTTCATGAAACTGCCTTTGCGGCCCGCGTCACTCGTCATGCGCTCCTCCCTCGTCACGCGTCCGGCTTCGCGGACACCGTGCGCCCCGCCGTGCCGGTCGTGGCCGTCGCGGGCGTATTCAGTTCGAAGAACGTGTACGACAGCGTGATCGTCTTCACGTCCTTCGGCAGCTTCGGATCGATCACGAACACCACCGGCATCTTGCGCGCTTCATTCGCCGCCAGCGTCTGCTGCGTGAAACAGAAACACTCGATCTTCTTGAAGAACTCCGTCGCCTGCTTCGGCGCGTAGCTCGGGATCGCCTGCGCGACGACCGGGCGGCCTTGCCCGTTCGTCACTTCGTACACCACCGTCGTCAGCTCGCCCGGATGCACGTCGATGCTGTTCTGCTCCGGCTTGAAGCCGAGCGGGCCGCGCGCATTCGCATCGAGCTCGATCGACACCTTGCGGCTGTAGTCGATCTGCGTGTTCTTCGCCTCGCGCGCGCTGACGTCGCGCTGCAACAGGTTGTTGATGCCGGTGATCTGGCAGATCGCGCGGTACATCGGCACCAGCGCGAAACCGAAGCCGAACATCAAGCCCACCACGACGACGAGCTTCGCGAGCATCACGCGGTTGAAAGAACGATCGGCGTCAGCCTCGGACTTCGACATGCGGAACTTCCTCAATACTGCGTCAGGACGTGGACAGGAACCACTGCTTGACGACGACACCCACAAAGAAAACGGCCACCGCCACCAGCAGGATCAAGCCAAGCCGCTTGTTGCCCGCGCGGATCTGCTCGGGCGACCGTCTTTGTTGTGGATTCCGGGTCATACGCTTGCTTTCAGGTTGCAGTCTCCGCGCCGCCTGCCGGCGGCGCGGAGAACGTGAACGGGATTACTCGACCGTCGGCGGATGCTCGAAGGTGTGGAACGGAGCCGGGCTCGGCACCGTCCACTCGAGGCCCGTCGCGCCGTCCCACGGCTTGTCGGACGCCTTCTCCAGTTCGCCGCCGCCGCGATAGGCCGGCAGTGCGACCGCGAACAGGAAGTACACCTGCGCGAGACCGAAGCCGAACGCGCCGATCGTCGCGATCTGGTTGAAGTCGGTGAACTGCGCCGGATAGTCGGCGTAGCGACGCGGCATGCCGGCGAGGCCGACGAAGTGCATCGGGAAGAACGTCAGGTTGAAGAAGATCATCGACGCCCAGAAGTGGATCTTGCCGCGCGTCTCGTTGTACATCCAGCCCGTCCACTTCGGCGCCCAGTAGTACCACCCGGAGAACAGCGCGAACAGCGAGCCCGCCACCAGCACGTAGTGGAAGTGGGCGACCACGAAATAGGTGCCGTGGTACTGGATGTCGAGCGGCGCCATCGCGAGCATCAGGCCCGTCAGGCCGCCGAACGTGAACACGAACAGGAAGCCGATCGAGAACAGCATCGGGGTTTCGAAGGTCATCGAGCCGCGCCACATCGTCGCGACCCAGTTGAACACCTTCACGCCCGTCGGCACGGCGATCAGCATCGTCGCGTACATGAAGAACAGCTGGCCCGTGACCGGCATGCCCGTCGCGAACATGTGGTGCGCCCAGACCATGAACGACAGGATC is a window of Burkholderia sp. FERM BP-3421 DNA encoding:
- a CDS encoding cytochrome oxidase small assembly protein, whose translation is MTRNPQQRRSPEQIRAGNKRLGLILLVAVAVFFVGVVVKQWFLSTS
- a CDS encoding cytochrome c oxidase assembly protein, whose amino-acid sequence is MSKSEADADRSFNRVMLAKLVVVVGLMFGFGFALVPMYRAICQITGINNLLQRDVSAREAKNTQIDYSRKVSIELDANARGPLGFKPEQNSIDVHPGELTTVVYEVTNGQGRPVVAQAIPSYAPKQATEFFKKIECFCFTQQTLAANEARKMPVVFVIDPKLPKDVKTITLSYTFFELNTPATATTGTAGRTVSAKPDA
- a CDS encoding DUF2970 domain-containing protein; translated protein: MTSDAGRKGSFMKTVKAVLWSFFGVRKRRDLEADAAQLNPLHVLLVALIAAALFIGVLIAIVHAVVG